The Cryptomeria japonica chromosome 9, Sugi_1.0, whole genome shotgun sequence DNA segment ttccccaatcaaggaaggtcacctagaagaagggaacacatgtgtcttttgagtcaacatgagagagacaaaagagatctcagtgctttgcatcatcctcaagtagacaacactaaggacgacaaatagaagaatgagaataacatatagaagaagtaacaaaagagagggggaaagaatttgctatgctaatgtaactagtctagcatgtcatctaccccccgatcttgctgatcaatgtttcgggaaggcagggaacacgctagaggaggaacatccaacacagcagatggagctatcacaagatccaaacaagggctatgttcatgttccgagccacattgttcttgtctaggagctaggataagtgctttagaaaattcattagataaatggttatcaatatcaacaagttcatattcactatcaaaaacaagaggagtaacattttcattatgaataacattttcatcaagatcatcatcaagatttataaaaataggatctttaactcgcacaggatcaagaccatcatgcatcttatggttaggagatttaggctcaatgtccggctgaggagaaaatggaataatgcttattgaaggtgtttttggagattccaaagtttgagaagcggctgcttgagccctaagatgacgctttcgtcggcgttcacgtgcagaatgatttcgtctagtcttagtaggaagtggagaagatagaggaggaggaatgttctcatccttatcacttgggtgtttaggttgtggtcttttaggctggataataggagaagaagaaggtcgcttctctctataaaaggaaggaggaggaactgctccatataaaggaggaatttttggtttaggaagaagaccaagttcattatgacgaggaggtataggtctacttttagaaggtttattaggcatagacatagtcacatccatagggatgggttgagaatcttcttgaggaaagacattagttttatctttcaaaggaagaacttccttctcaagaacgataggaatgtcgagtttgggtgttctaggttcacttagagataggatcatatctattttccacttttgataagatttgaaaagatgatcacttcgcggaggaagagattggaattgtttaggccaaaagtaatcaataggaacactagaagttctttcagctggtttaaagagactatgattgacagtaacaacttcaccattatggggaaattttaaacttttatgaataggagaagcaatagctttcatggaagatagccaaggatagccaagcttcacacgaaattgttcggatgaagggataatagcaaagttcacatcaagagatttgttatggacctcaataggcaatgtaatagaaccaattgcaggagaagaaaatgcatcaaataatttcacaaccacatctgttttgtcatagatcacttgattcaattgcaaagtaaaaagaaattcctcagtaataacattaaccatgcaggaaggatcaataagcactccacggcaaggtgtattcttgacttttgcaactatgtataaaggaccatcaggtgccctgatagtttcactagaatcaaatgtgatggaaggttctttagggttttcttgctgctctataaagttaatcacattcggagtcatagacacaagaccatcagatgataaagaggaatcattagtctcaatcgcattagaggtatgagaaggtaatggatcagtaaaaatttgaagattttggttaggaggagctacagatgtgttgcctttatcattcactccagagacagaaatagtattattatcaatcaaatcttgaattttaccctttaaagaaaaacatttttcagtatcatgaccaagctgatgatgaaagtgacaaaaaactttatgatcaaaataaggtgaagtaatctttgcaggatcaatttgccttataggaggaagagtaagcacattttgttccaataacttattcataataccatgcaatgattcattcaaaggagtatactttctttctttcttgaaaaatttagaaataggaggcacacctgatgctgcattcacattgttgttgatgatgttttcattgaatttgatggaatctctgttcggtttaaactttccaaatggttgttgactgctatcacccttatcactcggagccataggatgtgattgttccatttgactcacagccagttgataattgtgaagagtggcacacaattgttggaaagaagtaaactcagaaaacagaagtttgtctcgaatatctttttgcaaattagaaataaagattctttgaatatcattatcaggcactggaaaagaaatttgagcatacaaatgcttatatctaccaataaaatcagtcaatttttctttaacaccttgtttacaatgcattaaatcaatcaaagtaactttaggacttatattgttttgaaattgttgaatgaaagcatttgcaagttgttcaaaagaagtaatagaataagaaggtaacgagcaataccattgtagggctttatctcttaatgttctagtgaatagttttgcaagcaaccttgggtcataagcaaaatcagtacatattgtttgaaaagtcttaacatgtgttagaggatcacctttaccatgataaagctccaaatgcgggatttcaacatgtttaggagggatagctcgaacaatgtcaagagaaagtgggcttgcaacatcaaatgtgggcacactaaacttagattgattcatagaggtaatttgttgctgtaaagaagagacagtttgtgcaagattattaatggtcgcttcagtcgaagagttcatattaggtgtgttagattgagatggaggtgttatgttattgaaagaaggtagagaataaggtggtgggaccctatgataggtagtcataggagatgattggataggaggaacactacaaggaggaatggaatgattaaatgaattgcccccttgcgtcatgttcatttgtggagatgtaatagggacactcattgaaggaatgaatgaagaagtcggattaaatgaaggaatagggttaattgaagaggaaggattgcccccatgactagtgatcacagggggaatgtcttgtatagaagtagccatgatgtttgatgtaaaggtaggtatgctagcaataggagttgtcaaaggaatagaatgattggcttgtgtgggaggttgtgtataacctaaagattcagcacaactcttcataggcatcacattcgaattcacaatgtgtgaaataccacgcaaaatatcaattccattcttatcactttgaagcatacgttttagaccctcaattaaaggaagagcttgactatcgggatactcatgagacatccattggtgaaaatcgtcaaattggttatccaatttcgaaagttgttctacagaaacctcatggagagcttcttcatcattaggaggattagaggaatttcccatgtcctcgttaaaaaccctattcaaattaggttccatctcctcggtagttaaacctcggaaagacttaattctacggcttcgtctaacgggaaaagtgtaagtagggcttgttgttgtaaaactcatgcactagagagagagaaaagattttgattttagaggtagcaatttccagtaaaaccagccaatcttccaaatttaagctgttaaatgcaatcacgacagtctcccgaaattttggaaaaaatgttcgggaccgtggcgctcggagtgcaacacggtccttgcaacttttttcgaaatttgcagggatgaaaggtatgatgattttagagctaatctgaaaaaattgagtgattttacgatctgtaaatAGGCctaattaaagttgcaaattcgaaattgaaccctatcaagattgtcaaaaaatgcaaaatttgaattttgaaaaagagagggaaactgaaattttgaattttatgattttacagggaatgtcaaaagcaatgcaaattttgaaattcaaaaattcactcaatttcacgcaaaattcaattttgaaagcggaaatcgaagttgttgtaattaagcacttaatttcaaaagtcacaaattgcaagaatttgaataaagcactaaaatttcgaatgaatgcaaacacacttttcagatttaggacagtaagaaacacaattttgacacaaagtttcaatttccacaatttttgaatgattaggagccttaatccaagcaatcacaagaccaactttgactgtaattttgaaagtgttataattgataaaatcagccaaaattttggattttagcaggaaaatacagtaagatctcgctcccgaaatttcagaaaaaatgtcggggacgatggcgctcggagtgcacacggtcctcgcaacttttttccaaattttcagggatgaaagatattgtgattttattgcggaatccaaagttacagctgatttggagatgttttgatcagtgaaattgtcggacaaaggttgaatcaagagggtttcaaaaattagggttttgacacttaaccacttaattttcaaaattaaagcacagatatgaattgataatttgtaatagaaaagtagatctgaagcaagcattaacaattaaatatttcgcaagttcaatgttcaaaaagaaaatttagggtttgtatgcaatcacctctaaaattttgcaaaagatcaaacatggaaatgtaatcaaggaatcaattttcagatctaagcatgaaaaatcaaaaaggatgttcacgttgggttcaccaaaatgtaaagcggaaaatcgcgatcaaaccctagttgtcctcccctcttccaactccgaggagagagaagggaggtttgctaggattcgatagttttcacttaagggagagactttacattcaaaagaggggttgaaactcataagatccaatcccacacaatgcaagattggatgctaaatgaatttcaagggtcaagacagcaaggctaccctcttttgtaaagaatgttgatagaggaattaagctaggaatgcatagaaagtgaaaaaagatttgcttataaactgagttcggattataggatgaagctgtggacctgaaattagcagtaaaatgtcgatacggcgctgtcctgcaaatttaagcaaaagttgtcgggaccaattgtcaaattgtttttttaataaaagcTGAAGTAATCTTATTAAACTCAAAGtatttaggttaaataaattattaatttccctctaaattgatttaaataatttaaataaaaaatattattaaatttagaaaagtattattattattattcagcCCATGGGGAAATTTTGATCTCCCTCAAGATATATGTATTGGTTGCATGGGATTTTATGGGTTTGATGGTTTTCTTTCCTGGTTCTTTCAATAACTTAAGCCGACAGATATAGATGCTTTAATTGTTCTATTATTTGAATAACTTAATTTTATTGCTTGAAAATTAAAGCCTCCATATTAGTTggcttaatttatatatataataatatatatgctAATTTATGTTTAATTCAAACATTATAAATTACCtattatatcattcatctcaaCAAGAATCTCAAGATGAAAAGAAGCTATGTTACATTAGGAAACTCCTAAAAGAAAAATTTCTTTCAAAATGGTAAATTAGTTTCTAATTTGAACTTATCAATTTTCAAAGACATCCAAAATAGTTGTTCAACCCACTATAGTTGAAAAGAACATTTACTAGCAATTATTGTACTCTTTATCATAACATGTAATATTGCTCAAAATTCTTTCATTTCATATAAACATTAATCTAACTTATTCACAATATTTAAGAAAATGTCTTTTAGAACAACTAACACTTATTTTACTCTTTACCACATGTTACATGTGTAACATGTAATATTGCTGTTTCTTTCTCAATTAATATAGGCAATACTTTAACTTATTTATAATGGTTAATCAAAGCTCTTTTAGAACaattatcaaatattttcttaagaaaatcatagaaaataattatataatcaattaagatcaaattaaacaaattttccaaataaaataaattataaaataatatttcaattctacttttaaaaacaaataaaaatcaaCATCCGCCATTTATTTATGTTATCTTCAAAATAATGTGAATGCCAATTCATAGCTCTTCAAgtacattaaataaattaattttaatcacATTTATCTAATTTATTATTGATATTAATATTCAGTACTGGAAAGGACTTAAGTATTCGCCAACTAATAGATGGCAGTGATAACCTATATTCCCAGTTAGAGTGGTGGGATGGTTTTTATTGTCTATATTAATAGTTTATCTCTCAACTCTATCCAAGGCTATGGTGGCCCTTCAGTGGCGAGCCTCCAGGAGGGAAGAGCAGAAAGAGGAAACTTTTTAGGTAAGCTCAAACCAAACTCTTCTTCCCTATTCACCTCACCCTCCACACTCCAATCAAAGCAATGTATGAGCTGAGCCACAGCCAAGTGAACAACGGAACTCCCCATGGACATTCCGGGGCATCCCCTCCTCCCTGCTCCGAATGGCAACAATTCAAAGTGTTGGCCTTTCAGATCTATGCTTGACCCAATAAATCTTTCAGGCTTGAATTCTAAAGGATCTTTCCAAATACAATCATCCCTTCCCATTGCCCAAACATTCACAAGCAACCTTGTTTTTGGTGGAACGTAATATCCTCCCACATTGCAACCCTCAGTGGATTCGTGTGGCACCATAAAGGCCCCTACTGGATGTAATCGAAATGTTTCCTTCATCACACACCGCAAGTAATCTAAGTTTACAAGATCACTCTCCCTTACAATGCGATCTCTCCCAACCTGCAATTCAATCTCTTGTTGCGCCCTTGCCATTACTTTAGGGTTTCTCAGCAGCTCAGTCATCGCCCATTCTATAGTTATAAGAGATGTGTCTACTCCAGCAAGTAGCATATCCTGCGAAAGCATTGAACTCGTTGGTTAGTGAGATCGTAGCAGAAAATTGTAATTTCACAATTTGACTAGAGAAAAAGAACAAATCCTAACATTGAACTAGCAATGGCAATTATTGAAACTGAACCGACCaagatgattgctttgattgaaaGGCGAGAGACTTGAATCTCGGAACTTTCGCTCTCACCCATGTCCAGCATCACGTCCAAAAGGTCCGGATTGTCCGACCTTttactcctcctcctcctcagctcAACGCGCTCATCGATCAGCTTCTCGGCAAACGCATCGTATGCTTTATGAACGGCCTTCATACGGCGGCGGTAGCCTTGCAAATCAAGAAAGGAAAGAGAGGGAATGTAGTCCCCCACAATAATTACTCCCAACAGATGCATAATTTCAGTCATTATCTCTAAAAACGAATCGCCTCCGCTCAGTTCGGAGTATCTTCTGCCTGCAAACATTCTGCAGATAGTGTTGAGTGAGAGGGTGGAGATGAGATTCCGCAGTTCGACGGAACGCATGCCCTTCTCACTTCCTTCCCACACAGATCTCACCATGGCTGTCGCCTCTTCTTCTCTTACCCACCTGAATGACTCCGTTCTCTTGGTCGTCAGTAATTCCATCGTGCACAACTTTCTCATCTGCCGCCAGTATTCTCCATAGGGGGCCAGCGCCACGTCTCTGCGCTCGTAGCCCAGGTACTTGGCCCCCGATGTAGCTGGTCTGCTGGCGAAGATCAAATCATGGGTTTTAAGAAACTCTTTGGCCATGGCAGGAGAAGAGGCCACAACCGTGGGTACCGAGCCCAGGCGTAGAAACATAATGGGTCCGTACTTTTTTCCGAGCTGAGTCACGGACTTGGGAGGAAAGGTTCCCAAGAGATGGAGATTGCCTACTAGTGGCCATGGCCGTGGCCCTGGTGGCAATCCCAACTTTCCTTTGTTTCTCTTGCTTGCTGTCAGAAATCTGTATATTATCCAGAGGAAGATGAGCGAAAAACCCAGCTCCACTGCAGGGAAATTGAGCCATGCCATGTTTCGTTTGGATAGCCCGGCTTGCATATCTTTGATAtcaacttatcagtatttaaagcAACTTGCCGGCCAAAAGTCGGGCACGTTCTTGGACTAAATTCTGCTCATTGAAGACTAACTTTCCTGCTCAATGCTGCACCAGATTCAATTTCCTACGGGCCGGCTTAACCGGCACACTCTAAGCATTCACTTAGGTGGCCAGGCCCACAAGCCTCAATTGCTGATGCTGAATTATCAGAAATCTAATAAAAAAgacaacaaaataataacaatgatCACATAAGATGCATAACATCTTTATGTGCTGTGTGTTGAGTTCTTTATCTCACATACATTGAGAGAAACAAAGCAAAAGTTAAATGTGCCTAGAAAACCTCGTTTGTTGGCTTGTTGTATGTGGTTTCCCTCATATTATTACTAAACCGAAAGCTTTTGTATGTTAACTAAACAACTGATGTGTTTTTTTTCACTTTAACCTACAAGTATTTTCTTTTAAGTTTGACTTTACAGATCTTAATTAATTAcaaacaataaattaataataatgattaacataaaattaattaagaaaatttattttattttaaacaataattttttataatgAATATTGAACTTTGAATATTTTTTAGCATGACTTTGGAGATCCTAATTTATTACaaacaataaattaataatgactaatatgaaattaattaaaatttttgattttattttaaatagtattttttatACTAAGTTATTCATAATAGATATTTAACTttcaatattttattcttgttttgaCATAAGCATGGTAATTAATTACTAATAATAAATTAGTAATGattaatattacacaaaataatttaaatttaaagtttaaaaataatttttttaataaaattatttataatgaATATTAACACTAATTTAATTTTAAAGATTTTTAAACAGTAATAATAagatataattattaatattttaattattatatataataattaattattgattattaaatatttaaagTTAATAAATTTATAGGACTGATACTAAAGTCCACTAAATACTTCTTTTTATTAAGGATAAGATAGGAGAGCAAGGAACACATCAAACTATTTTAGTAAGGGGTAGTTGTGAgtttcttgctttgcttttatctagTTCCTATGAAGAGAAATCGCTCGCTGTACAGATAAAAGATGATTATTCaatgttgttttgtgttttgaAATGAAAGTTTAAATCTAAAGTTCTATGAAAATTGATATATAGCCAAATTAATATCTTATTCATAGCATTTTCTTCCTTTATATACTTTGAATAAAGAGTAAATCTATCATGATCATTTTCTTTATGAATATGGGCATAAAATTTCATTAGTTAAAAATTAGAATACATATTAAAAGAATAAAGGTAGATGAACACACGAGACACCTCAAGAGTCACAGGTGATAGAACAACAAACCAAAAAACTAGTCAGAGAGGTAAATCCCAGAGCATAAAGCATAAAAATCCTAAAATTTGCTAAGTGGTGAGAGCAATTCCTGTCAGTAGTAGGGAAAAATCCTTATCATTTGATTTAGGTACCCCATGTATCACTGGGTGTGGAGTGACGTTAGGAATATACTAGCAAgcatcatctttatcatctttttcTTCTTTAGGAGCCACAAAATGCTAAGGAGTAATAGCAAGGGCAAGTCAAGGTAACCCTTTGGAGGGCACGGTGGTGGGGCAACCAGAACCACGTCCCTAGGAGGATCCAACACATCCAGTAGAGAAACCATCACCACCAACAGTAGAGGCTCCAACTTCTCCCCAAGGAGGTGGAGAAGTGGAGCGAAATCATATAGCTTTGGTGGACCCACGAATAGACTGTCAAGGGGTAGCCTGAGACCTGGGAGAGTGAGACCATCATGCAAAAAAGATCTACCCCCACCACCGACCCTAGGAAGGATAATGGCAGTGAGGGGATGAAGGGTCAAGAGTAATTGTAAGAAAAAAAATTACACCTTGTACAATTTAGCACAATAAATGTCATAATCCTCCTCGTCATCAGAGGTCATGTACCACTACTATTATCTTTTGGCCCACCTAGATCGCTCCATCATCTCTATACTAGAATCTTACCAACTCTGCTGACTTGTCATGCTCGATGTGTTAGTGTCCTATGAATCTGATAGTCCATAGGTGGCCATTTGTGTGTTTCAACTACACCTAGAAGAAATCCAAACACCTCTACAAGCACCCATTGacatccattttccttctagggCCTATGTCTCTCCCATTTAAAGCATTTCTGAGAATTCTACATCATTTCTTGTAGACAAAAGCTATTGGCAATCTTCTTGAGCAATATTAACAGGTTTTCATTAGTCTGCCATTATTGCAAGATTAGAGAACACACAACATTTTCAAAGAATCTTATTTTGAGCTCCATGGGGGAGTTATCTCTtttgacctctctctctctctcatattgttTTATAAATTCTCCTTTAATCTATATTTCGTTAATCTCTTATTATTTATTATCTATCCTTATTTATCTaccttttttgtttgaatttacttTGTTGTCCATACAGGTAGAAAAtctaaaacacaacccccaacattttcctcctTTGCATTTGTGCAGGTTTGTGTTCATGAGGAGCTCACTTAGCGGAAGGCCTCATAGCTTGGACCTCTTGTGTGTTCATCTTTTGCCTTACCCTCCgtccttttattttatttcttatatcTGAATTTTTTTACATCTTTCAGTTATTTTACCCTTTTTGCATCCATACAGACATTTAGTGTCGTATGCAACTTTCTATTTATGTCCGTACAGGACGTCGTCATGTTGTAGTCTTAGATACACACACTTGTCATTTGCATAGAGACTTGTTAGGGTTGTCTGGGGGCTCTTTCTATCTTGTGCTAGCCTACCTTTTTTATTTGGTATCCCTTGACTCACCCTTTTTGCCAGTATAGAAGATGTACTAGAGGGTCGATTTGTTctctaggatccatcatccttgaggtaacaaATTTGCTCcactatattttggtgaacctgatgtgaagctTTTTTCTTTATTGTATCATGTATTTATCTTTTAGTTCATTGCATATATCTAAAATCTAATAAAAAAGAGAGCGTATCTTCCATCTCCATTTTTAGCAtttgtatttctttttctttatctttaCATATAGAATTGTTTATTAGAAAATGAAACCCTCCGTGTCCCTATATTGTCGTCTAATTGTTGTGAGGCTTATTTATGAGCTTTACAACCCATACTTCCATAGGAGTCATAGTGAGGAGGACATCTAGATGGACTTTTCCTCCTGATCGTTGTAGTCCTCCTCTACCTAGTGCAATGATCACAAATCCTCTACCTCACGCAAACAAGCAATTCACCTCTCATCCTCTCTAGATTCCTTTAATGGGAGACTCATCATCTGGTAGCTCTCAGATTGACTTCCTGGATTAACTCTCTATTGCCTTCTCCTCCTATCATTGACCATGACCTTGTTGTCACTATTGACTTTGATTGGATTCCTTCTCTACTGGAGAACCTTAAGAGATTTTGGAGAAGGGTTCCTTTAACCTGGAGAATGTGCTCCCTCGGGCTGGGAATGTGATTATCATTTGAAGAGACATGCCCATCTTAGATAAGAAAGGGTTAGAGATGTTGAGGTTATTGTCCATGATTGTTCTATGTCGTGTACCCTTGGAAGATGCACCCCCTCCTGACATCTAGTCTGACTCCTCTGGTTCTCTGATTGATGTTAATATATCAGGGTTGAATATGCATATGGTGGATTCTACTTTTCCTAGCATCAATGCCTCATCCACTCCATTGGGTTACATGGGTATGTCTAGTAGCTTGATCTTTCCCTCCATCACGATACATATCTCTATAGTCAGTACTAGTACTACATCTTGTACTGGCACTAGTCATTTTGGGGATACTAGTGGAGATGGTGGCATATTTGGCACACCTCTAAATCCTCTACCCTCTAATTGTGTCTTGAACACTATCTAACATAACATGGGACAGTTATAGAACACAACTTACAAACATGTCCTTTGCTTCTATTCAATCATCTAGATGTGCATACTATAGGAAGAGTCCCCTTGACCTCACTATCCTGAACACTATCCTTCCTCCTGCGATGCGATCATTGAATTTCAATAGGTTCAATAGTGATTGGGAACCTAATGTGCACATTTACTCTTTTATGACCATGTGTAGTTATTACCACAATCTAGATTTTGTATTGCTTAAACTGTTCTCGTGGTCCCTTAAGGGAAGCACGTTAGAGTGGTATACCTCCTTGCCAGATAATTCCACCTGTATCTTAGATCAACTTATAGATCTATTTGTTAAATGATTTTAGGCTAACATTGGCAAAAGGGTTAATATCAGTGACCTTGTTCACTGTAACAAAAAAACCcaacaaaaaagtcaaaaaaattatcTTGAGATATCAGTCAATCTCTACCAAGATCCCCTTTGCCAACCCTGATAGTGATTTCTAGAGGATGTTCATTGGCAATCTGCAACCGACATTGAGGGAGACGTTGTCTCTTGATCGTTACCAGAACTTTTCCAATATGTTTTCTGCACTCACAAACTACCAGCACACCATGGCGTTGTTCAAATATTCTACTTCGAACCCTCGCGTTGGGTCCTTCGCAGGCACATCCTTGAAAGGGTCTATAAATAACAAACTTGTAGCTAATGTTGTGGTTGTTCCTTTGTTTTCTACTACAAAGGGATCACAATAGAATATTCTTCTCTAAATTGAATGAATCCTACTTAAGCATAATGCATCGATTGCTACAAGATAATCTGATTACCCTTCTTGAGGTTAGACCATTGTCCGATAACAAACCCTATCTACATTGATACGACAAAAAAATTTCATCACCATTGTGTACCTAGTCATGATAATGA contains these protein-coding regions:
- the LOC131858528 gene encoding cytochrome P450 71AU50-like, encoding MAWLNFPAVELGFSLIFLWIIYRFLTASKRNKGKLGLPPGPRPWPLVGNLHLLGTFPPKSVTQLGKKYGPIMFLRLGSVPTVVASSPAMAKEFLKTHDLIFASRPATSGAKYLGYERRDVALAPYGEYWRQMRKLCTMELLTTKRTESFRWVREEEATAMVRSVWEGSEKGMRSVELRNLISTLSLNTICRMFAGRRYSELSGGDSFLEIMTEIMHLLGVIIVGDYIPSLSFLDLQGYRRRMKAVHKAYDAFAEKLIDERVELRRRRSKRSDNPDLLDVMLDMGESESSEIQDMLLAGVDTSLITIEWAMTELLRNPKVMARAQQEIELQVGRDRIVRESDLVNLDYLRCVMKETFRLHPVGAFMVPHESTEGCNVGGYYVPPKTRLLVNVWAMGRDDCIWKDPLEFKPERFIGSSIDLKGQHFELLPFGAGRRGCPGMSMGSSVVHLAVAQLIHCFDWSVEGEVNREEEFGLSLPKKFPLSALPSWRLATEGPP